In Lytechinus variegatus isolate NC3 chromosome 13, Lvar_3.0, whole genome shotgun sequence, the DNA window CCGTATCATTATTGACAGTCTTGGTAATATTTCTAATTAGAATTCTTTACCAATATAGCATCTAATCTTAAATAGTGATAGCCTGTAATCCAGGCAGAGGCTACGGTTTTCATCTTTGCTTTTACGAGTCTGATGCTGATACGCGAAATGCTGGCAATATGTCTGATGCAGAAGACTATGCAGTATGCACAGTGGCAACCACTACCTATACACTCTGGTCGTGCGCtagttcttgtttttttttgtgtgtttgtcTGGCCAGTGGCACTTTTCCATTACTTAAAACCCACAGCAAATTCTAGTCTATGGAAAAAAATTAGCAAGAGCTAACGCAAGACAGGAGTGTATTAGCGCTGTGCATAGTCTTCTGCAATGTATTGCTGACATTTCAGCTAACAGCATTGAACTCGTAAAGGCATTCACAGTCTCTCCTTAGATCATAGACTAAGGAAATGCTAAGTTGAGACTTCCAGTCATCAAACTTGATTGTCTTTGTCAGAACCAGGGGcaccaaaataaaatgaataaaaagtctTAACTTTAATGGTTTATTCTAATAAATTTAACTATGATTGTGATTAATGAACCATTTGACAAATCAACTTAAACCGTGGGTTATAATAGTTTGGATATtgcagtgtattttttttcctagtATGATGTCTTTGCTTCACCTTCGTGTGAACCctaatttcttttcttgtgtTTTGTCCACATGATTTAGAATTGTATGAAGCTGAAGCAGACAGATACTGGAATGAGTTCTACTCTCAACATCAAAACAAGTTCTTCAAAGACAGGCACTGGCTCTTCACAGAGTTCCCAGAACTATCTTCCGACAGTGTCCAAGTATCTGGGAAAGAGACCAGCTCTATAGGTGGTATATCTCAAGGAACTACTGAGGCTGTTCCTCAAGATGGAAAGGCTCAGAGAACAGTGGAGTCAGATCAACAAAACACCCTTCCCCTGAACACCTCAGAAGGAGCAAGAAAAGAGGATTGTGGACAAAGTTCTGCATCATCAAGAACCTGTCCTGGTGAAGCAAAGGCTGATGAATCCCTTGATGATAATGTTGACTTCCCAGGAAAGTCTGCCTCTAAAAGGATTCTCGAAGTCGGCTGTGGAGTTGGTAACACCATCTTCCCAATCCTGCAGACAAACGCGGACCCCAGTTTATTTGTCTATGGTTGCGACTTCTCTTCTGTGGCCGTCGATATTGTCCGCCAGCACGCAGAGTACAACTCATCCCGGTGCCATGCCTTTGTTTGCGACATCAGTGATCCTGCATCCAAGTTTCCATTCCCTGATAATAGCCTAGACCTCATCGTCCTGATCTTTGTGATGTCTGCTATCAACCCTGAGAGATTCCTATCAACGATCCAAACCCTCACTAGACTCCTCAAGCCTGGTGGTCGGATTCTCTTCAGAGACTACGGTCGCTACGACATGGCTCAGCTACGCTTCAAGAAGGGCAGGTGCCTGTCTGACAACTTTTACGTGCGTGGGGACGGGACACGGGTCTACTTCTTCACACAGGATGAACTGCAGGAATTGTTCTCATCGGCTGGTCTGATAGAAGAACAGAATATAATTGATAGAAGGTTGCAAGTCAATAGGGGAAGACAATTAACAATGTATCGTGTTTGGATCCAGTGCAAATATAGAAAACCATGACACGATTTCTTTATTACTGAGGATGTTACATGTGTCTTCTCCTCCTTGTTGCTTACAGTAGATACTGAACGAGTCAACCTTCCATAAGTCCAATGGTCACCTAACTCATTTGGGAccagaatatgcaaaatatGTCCTTTGTTTACATCTAAGTTGAATATGCCTAAGTCAAACAGATTCTGAGACCCCTAGAGATTCAACTTAGGCACTTGGGCTTAATGGTTGGACACATTGACACTTGGtagtttggattttttttaaaataaagtaaatgacCAAGAAAGGTTGCAAGTAATAtagaataaatatttttgaaaatcctaATTCTTATGTACTCTTGTTGATCGGTTATTTATCATATTGTTCTGCCTTTATTTAAAGGCAAAGTCCACTTGAATGAAAAGTTGAATCAGGGgaattttttaaaggaaaaagtcaaacaagcataatggtGAAAATTCCATCTACCGTAAACCAGATGAATGTATAATAAAGGAGTTGgcatttaaagttttgcttaatttcacataattcTTGGATGCAAATTTTGTTCAATACACAtatgagcaaactgatgtcgCCCACTCAATATCTCtatcataataatcatttttCCCCTCGTTATAAAGTGAAAaggttttattcctccctgaatatctATAATTCAATAGCTATATTGAGAAATCTGCAAAAATATGGTCTATTCTACAATGcatatcataaaataaagagtttggttgcaaaagggacTTTGGACCATTCTgagaaaaatcatgtttttttaattctcccatattgctaTATTCTTATGAGACACTAAATTTTCACGATACCCTACCATGTGAACATagaattgggtataaaagaaatctgtcttttaaaaaaaaatctttgtggatctaaccccttttccaaccaaactgaaatggatCTATCACCTTTTGAAGAAGgggtgatttttctttaccatttttgttcacttttGAATTGGGAAATTCACCTTGGTATCATCATATAGAGCTACTAAGTCAATACATTGagacaacaaaatcaaatttgatgaaaaatagatCTAACCCCCTTTGCAACTGAGCtcttcaaaatacaaaagaaatagtgttaATCattttggacattttttataaatgatttcaaaatttcattttgattaacaATACAAACTAATGACAGACAGTAAATACAAGTATGAGACGACACACTCAACATACCATGcatacatttcttttctttattacatatgttacaacaaaaaaaaggtttcacatACATATCGGATATCATCACATTATGTACTTGCAGAATTCTCCAAACATTGTTTATCTAATAAGCTATGATACAAAAGTCCATAATGGGTAACATCCAGCATAAGGAAAGATCACTAACACTTGATCCTCTTCATAACCACATATTAATAATCTAGAACACTGTGTTCTGATAAGAATACCAAACGATACTCGTGGCATGTCTTTCATGTACAATAACCAAATAAATTCATGTTAATGTAAACAGATATTGGTGTACCATTGTCCTATGTGGAATGAAAGCACACCATATTGACAAAGATCCATATATCCttaaatctatttaaaaaacattaaaactaCGTTTTAAAGGAGAATTCAAGATGAGTATCATAATTGTATGCTTACTTTGCAACTAGATGATTACATCCCTGTAAACTATTACCCATTTAATCTTTTTGCAAATATTAAAGTGGGAtggaaaaagaatgtttgtagCACAGAAATAGAAGACTGGTAGCGCAAAGTGCAATAACATTATAAATTCATGACAATTTTGGGATGTATAGTTTAGTTTACAACTATATGTATAAATTCCCTGTAAACTATTGAGCTCCATCATGTGTATATATAGGaggggaagaaaggaaaaaaatgtccATAGCACATTAATAGTAGACAGGTATACCAAATTGTattacaaatacaaattcataaaatatgtgAATTTCACTTATTCTGAATTATTTTCTGAATCCATTtcctaaaatgaaaaaaaattacatacagGAAAATTCAtgtaccttaatcacaaaagaTCTGAAGTAAATTAGCATGAGGACAAAATACTGATATGAGTTTGACAAATAGAATTCATACCATGGTAAAGAAACTTTCTAAATTTCTATATcctaatttcaatattcaattgattgaaaaaaaatacattagtGACCTTCAGTTCAATTTGATGTAGATAATGATAAAGTACTTAATTTGTACTATGCATTGGTTTATGACACTCTGTGGCTTTGATTCGTGCACACAAACGGGAGTGCAAACTTGAAATATGTTTAAAATCGAGTGATATCTTTTCTAAgcaatgattatgaaaatatgtCTCCTTTGCCAATCAAATCcaggtacatatttttttcatttactattttcataccattatcattaataccattcaatgagcaaattaaATGGTTaacatttatttatacattttacttATCCATTCCTATAAGAGTTGGATAACTTGAATACATTGAATATTTTCTCACGAAGCACATGTTACATTTTCAGGTAACATTTGCAAATTAAACCAATTATGCATGAAACAAGGAAAGATGAATCCAATCCtccttctacatgtatatatatgatatatatgaattcaatcattttctaaaaaataaaaatcttatGAATTGTTCATAGTACCGACAACTTACTTGGAAGCCATTTTTGTTTAGTGCATCTGTgcatgtgcattatttgttttatgttttttgcatttcatCTACACCTAACTACTGCTTGATTCCCTGTAAACAGAATATTTACACTATCTACTATGAatactcttaaaaaaaaaaaactataataCTACAAAGCAACACACCCAAGgtcttgagtaaaaaaaaaatagtgacatTCAGAGAAATGTTGACatgaattaaatttttttttttttcaatctgattGGTGAAAGTTCCTATCCAAATACATTATTCATGAAATAGTGTCAAGGGAACAGGCGCAGATTGAGCCAGATCAGACACAATACTTTTGAGAGCCTGATTATTATGCAAAAGCAATATGGCCCCGGAAATGGTATAGCGTCCAAGCCAGCTGAATCTGCGCCTGCGAATGAGACCAAAGCCGTTGACTTTCAATCTGTGCTTCATGGTAGAGTTGATAAATAATGCTTCAGTTGATAGTACAGTACAAAATCTGTTAAACACAGGGAGGATAAGTGCCCCCACCCTTTTCACCGACAACCAAGTCAATAATAGCAAAATATATGAACAGATCGTTTGACTAGGTAAAATACCTTTTCACATGACAACTGCTATGTCATGATTTAAATAATTTCTGTGTTGTTCATTGTAGATTTAGGCTCTAAGGATGATCATTTGGCAACATAAAAGCAACAGAAAAAAACCACTTACCACTTCACATTCAAAATGCCCATTTCATATCACACTTTGATGCCGTACAGTAGTACACATACACTAAACTATGACAACATAACGATAAAGCTATGAACATGAAAAGGGGGAATAGagcgaaaatatttttttcagcagGGAGCTTATCTTCACAATCCAGACTTATGGTAAGTCGAGTCAATACATCTGGGCTTTTCTGATCACACCACTTATACAAACACATAGAAAGCTACCATGTAGCTTAATTAAAAGATTCTGTTACAACGTTCAAGACTTCACCTTGTGGCTATGACAAAGCCATTTTCACATATAGGatacatgtaccggtatatCATTAGTGTTACAGGACCAAAGGTGAATGTTTAAAATATCTTATTTCCATGGCCTGACTTCGGTTAAAGCAAACTTTCTCATCTTAAAAACTTGATGCAGTCACAACAAAAACATGCTCCAGCCGAACCATAGATACAAAATAAGGCCTAAATACAAAACTTGTTATGCTGCCCTCATTAGcctaaaatcataaatttgGGTCTGGCCATGGATTTTTTTATACCTTCACTGCTGTACTGT includes these proteins:
- the LOC121426961 gene encoding tRNA N(3)-methylcytidine methyltransferase METTL2-like; the protein is MLVWNFMRQRFTLGPRLIKYHLREFSSSVPLYQIRRIKKLHSTELLKRSSQYQESNTGKKMSAEEGTPVAKDEGKADKRPQFGNRYLENPDNVFQHNAWDNVSWDPEQLEAAKKKVDENSSQPVDQEKRELYEAEADRYWNEFYSQHQNKFFKDRHWLFTEFPELSSDSVQVSGKETSSIGGISQGTTEAVPQDGKAQRTVESDQQNTLPLNTSEGARKEDCGQSSASSRTCPGEAKADESLDDNVDFPGKSASKRILEVGCGVGNTIFPILQTNADPSLFVYGCDFSSVAVDIVRQHAEYNSSRCHAFVCDISDPASKFPFPDNSLDLIVLIFVMSAINPERFLSTIQTLTRLLKPGGRILFRDYGRYDMAQLRFKKGRCLSDNFYVRGDGTRVYFFTQDELQELFSSAGLIEEQNIIDRRLQVNRGRQLTMYRVWIQCKYRKP